CGTTCGGCGCGATGCAGCAGCTCTCGCGCGTCCGAAACGAAATGAACGCGCTGGAGTTGCAAAAGCAGGGGAACAGCATCCGGCTTGAGAAACTCTCGACCGAAAAAATCGGGCTCGAAGAGGAGCGCACGCGGCTGGAGGCGCGGCTCCGCAACTTCGCGGCGAACGTGGAGGCTGAAAAACAGCGTGTCCAGTCACAGCGCGGCTCCGTCGAGCAGCGAGAGGCGCGGCTTGCGGAACTCCGGCGCGAACTCGCCACCGCCGCGGAGTCGCTCGACCGGCTTTTGCAGGAACAGGCGGGCGCGCGTTCCCAACTCGGCGTGCTCGACCAGTTACAGACCAGCCACGAGGGCTTCAGCGCGGGCACGCTTTCCGCACTGCGCAAGTCGCGTGACGTGCTCGGTTCGCTTGCGGACAGGATTCGCGTGCCGGACCGGCTCGTCGTCGCGATCGAGACGGCGCTCGGCAGCAACCTGCAACTCGTCCTCACGGAGCAGCCGGAATCGGCGCAACAAGTCCTCGCCGACCTCGCCACGAACAAGGCCGGGCGCGCAAGCGTCGCTGCCCTTGGACTGGGAAGCTCCTCCACGGAGAGGAGCGCGGATGGGACGCTGCCCGCGAATGCCGAGCCCGCGTTGCGCGCTGTCGAGTCGGATGAACCGGTGCGCCCGCTGCTCCGCGCCTTGTTGGGGCGGACGCTTGTCGTTGCCGATCTGGCGACGGCCACGACCGCGTGGCGCGAGTGCGGCGGGAAGTATGACTTTGTCACTCTGACCGGCGAACTGCTCAACCGGCATGGCGTTTTCACGGGCGGCTACTTGAACGGGGCCGGCTCAGGCGCGGCGCCGTCCTCGATTCTCGGCCGCAAGAACCAGATCGCCGATCTTCAGGCGAAGCTCGGCGCGATGCAGCAACAGATCGACGACGCGAGCCGTGCGCGGGGCGCACTGCAGGCCGAGCAAACCCTGCTGCAGGCCTCCCTTCAGCAGGCGCAGACGGACTTGCGCACGAAGGAAGTCTCGGTCGCGAAGCAAGAGGGCGAGTTCCATTCGCTCGAAGACTCACAGCGGAACCTGCAGAGCCGCATCGACACCGTCGTCTATGAGATCCAGAACCTCGCGACGCTCGAACGCGAGGGGAACGAGAAGCGGGCGGCCCTGGCCGGGCAGCTTGCCGAATTCGAATCGCGCGAGCACCAGTGCCAGGCGGCCGTCACTTCCGTCACCACGCAGATTGAGCAACTGCGCCAGCAGCGCGAGACCGCCGCGGCCGAGGTCAGCGACACGAAGGTCCTGGTCGCGACCGAGGAGCAGCTTTGCTCGTCGTTCCGAGGAACCATCCCGCAGATGGAGCAACGGATCCGGGAGCAGGGTGAACTCGTGCTCCTGCGCAAGTCGGAGATCGCGTCCTGCATCCAGCGCAAGGAGCTGGCGGAATCCGAGAACACGGACTCGCGGGCCGCCATCGACAGGCTCCGGATCGAACGCGAGCAGGTGAGCAGCGAGACGGCGGGCTGGATGAGCCAGAAGTTGGCGCAGGAGTCCGAAATTTCGACGCGCGAGGAAAGTCTGCGCGAATTGCGGCGCCTGCTCACCGACTTGCAGACCCGGCGCGGCGCCGTGGATGTCGAACTGGCGCAAAAGGACATGGCCGTTCAAAACCTGCGCGAACGGATTCAGCAGAAGTATCAGGTCCGGCTCGACGACGTGCGGAGCGAGTGCATCACCATCACCGTGGCCGAGGAAGGCACGGCGCGGGTGCACGTGATGACGCCCGAGGAAATGGCCGCGAGCGGTGCCGCGACGGATTGGAACGCCGTGGCGGGGCAGGTGGCAGCCCTTCAGAAGCGCATCGAGGAGATGGGGCCGGTGAACATCGTCGCCATCGACGAATATGAGGAGACCGAGCAGCGACACACGTTCCTGACCACGCAGAACGACGACCTGCTCTCGGCGAAGGCGCAACTGCACGAGGTGATCAACCGCATCAACTCGCAGACCACGCAGATGTTCCGGGAGACTTTCGAGAAAATCCGGGAGAACTTCCGGTTGATGTTCACGGAGATTTTCGACGGCGGAAAGGCCGACCTGCACCTCGCTGACGAAGGCGACCTGCTCGAGTGCGGCATCGAGATCATGGCGCGCCCGCCGGGCAAGCAACTCACGAGCATCTCGCTCCTGTCGGGCGGCGAGCAGACGATGACCGCCGTGGCGCTGCTCTTTGCGATCTATCAGGTGAAGCCCTCGCCGTTCTGCGTGCTGGACGAACTCGACGCGCCCCTTGACGAGTCAAACATCAACCGCTTCATCCGCATCCTCCAGCGGTTCATCGTCCACTCGCAGTTCGTCATCATCACCCACAACAAGCGCACGATCGGCATGGCGGACGTGCTCTACGGGGTGACGATGCAGGAGCGTGGCGTGAGCCGCATCGTGAGCGTGAAATTCCACAAGGCCGGCGCCCAAGTCACCGACCACCGGCCCGTCGCGCTCGAGCCGCTCCCGCCGAAGAGCATCGAGGAGGAGGAAGACGCGCCGCACAAGCGCCAGGACACGCTCGAGATCGTGATGGCGAAGTGAGCGGGCGGGCGCGCTGCGCCAGCCGGTCAGCGCGGCAGTGGGTGGAACCTGAACGTCGCGGGCCTTCGCGCAGCCGGGTCGAGTTCCACCTCGTAATAGCCGCCGTCATTCAGGAG
This sequence is a window from Verrucomicrobiota bacterium. Protein-coding genes within it:
- the smc gene encoding chromosome segregation protein SMC gives rise to the protein MYLKNLTVLGFKSFADKTSLNFEPGITAIVGPNGCGKSNVSDAVRWVLGEQSAKALRGTEMADVVFNGTDSRKALGMAEVSLTIGDVDEAHLTAAGVELGYNEVTVTRRVFRDGGSEYFINKTACRLRDIQLLFMGTGVGRTSYSIMAQGNITQILSSKPEDRRMVFEEAAGITKFKTQKREALRKLEHTEQNLLRVQDLIKEVKRQIGSLQRQAGKARRYKQLSIELQHLDTQHARHQFDQLQAEVAERNATVARLRIEMETSQSDVLRCEDDVLQLRSRLSELDGEINNSQRRGLELKSESERHESRIQFNDQRLREMLEQNERALSEITQGEERCRVARSELEALTQRLAVSNAAVEKHRNTLQWKRDALQAVENELLSRQEHLRRAQSEAFGAMQQLSRVRNEMNALELQKQGNSIRLEKLSTEKIGLEEERTRLEARLRNFAANVEAEKQRVQSQRGSVEQREARLAELRRELATAAESLDRLLQEQAGARSQLGVLDQLQTSHEGFSAGTLSALRKSRDVLGSLADRIRVPDRLVVAIETALGSNLQLVLTEQPESAQQVLADLATNKAGRASVAALGLGSSSTERSADGTLPANAEPALRAVESDEPVRPLLRALLGRTLVVADLATATTAWRECGGKYDFVTLTGELLNRHGVFTGGYLNGAGSGAAPSSILGRKNQIADLQAKLGAMQQQIDDASRARGALQAEQTLLQASLQQAQTDLRTKEVSVAKQEGEFHSLEDSQRNLQSRIDTVVYEIQNLATLEREGNEKRAALAGQLAEFESREHQCQAAVTSVTTQIEQLRQQRETAAAEVSDTKVLVATEEQLCSSFRGTIPQMEQRIREQGELVLLRKSEIASCIQRKELAESENTDSRAAIDRLRIEREQVSSETAGWMSQKLAQESEISTREESLRELRRLLTDLQTRRGAVDVELAQKDMAVQNLRERIQQKYQVRLDDVRSECITITVAEEGTARVHVMTPEEMAASGAATDWNAVAGQVAALQKRIEEMGPVNIVAIDEYEETEQRHTFLTTQNDDLLSAKAQLHEVINRINSQTTQMFRETFEKIRENFRLMFTEIFDGGKADLHLADEGDLLECGIEIMARPPGKQLTSISLLSGGEQTMTAVALLFAIYQVKPSPFCVLDELDAPLDESNINRFIRILQRFIVHSQFVIITHNKRTIGMADVLYGVTMQERGVSRIVSVKFHKAGAQVTDHRPVALEPLPPKSIEEEEDAPHKRQDTLEIVMAK